attattaaataatgtatttttaatgtgataattggcaattaaatgcattaatttctcttttaacattccaaattttgtaatttttagaCTGTGTAAGTCCATCCagttttaaacttaatttttatattgatttttacaaatttttacaCGGTTTTTTCGATGTTTTTAACGATTGGTGTAAGTTTTTTGtatcgtaaaaataaattatattactatgtagcttttgttttttttacaactgcctcttttataataatacatccaaatatgtttgtttgtttagaaGTTTCGGagatacaaacatacacacatgaAGTAAACAACCTTATTGAGCAGTCGTTAtattagtaatattatttattttatgatacaaaaacgttaataatagtgtaataagtttgaattgtttgttaagCTTTAGAGACATACAGACacgcataataatattatacttatgaatctcaattttttctttgtttgcAGTGTGACGTTTAATAAagacattttttatgtatattgtgttttattttctacctatattttttagggctgatttttcaatgcttggataagacttattcgtcgaataatgtataaaactaccattttagaaacgtattctaattgcccgtatttgacagtttacgtgacattttaatgttattgtgtaatactttattggacggataagttttatccaagcattgaaaaatcggcccttagaaAAACAGCCAAATTTACTTAATTTCACTCAGTAGATAGAAATAATGgcttactagatttccgccagCGGCTTCATATTTCATAGTGCGCAtgcgcatagttcccgtttctgTGAGATTTCCGCCATAAAAGTAGCATATATCTTATTCTAGGTCTTCtgttaataattacatatcaaattttattgtaatcggttcagtagtgttCGCGTGAAAGTGTAAAAAACAGCCATACATCCATCTAttttcacaaactttcgcatttataatattagtaggatagtaaCTGAACTATTAGAAACGCTCAAAatgtataacatattattttaatgtgtgaGAATATGCaggtaagtacataattatctatgtagaaaaaaaaaagcaatCTAGACTAATGTACTAACTACATGTATATTAAAGgtacaataataaaactagctgttgcctGACCCCCGCGTTATCTATGAAAATTGACACatctatagatataaaatgaaacccgtttcgcgttgtcacggcatcacgtgtgaacgggtggaccgatttcgataattctttttttattatattccttgaagtacgacgatggttcttatgtagagaaaacgtaaatatgtaccacgggcgaagccggggcggaccgctagttattaatatagcgccatctattggaGTTTTTAAATTCCCGAATCATAcaaatgaaattttttattgcactAAAAAGTAGCCTAATTCCCTATCCTCACTccaaaacaaaaatagatacaatcttataatacatatattataaactgagGCAGAAGGCATACGCGTAAAAAACACGTCCCGTCTGAAGTTAGCTAATTAGCCGGGTTACGTTTGTAACTCTTCGGCTAATGGTTTAAATGTATATCCTATCTTTGTCTCACTATGGAGTACGTGAATGCGTACGTTACTATGTTTATGTGTAGAATGTTTATGTAGATAACGCGGAACGGCTTTAACCgctagcacagaatacataatagtagctaaacgctacagaacggacactccgcctcccgccaaaattaaacacttacctcaccccgcacgatcagacataaaatggtccatatttttctacagggacgatacgcaacgaagattgacaacattaatcaaattgacttaaagtaattttattattttggatttgtgattatcgtttttcgtagaaaatggttagatattgtgctgtttacggatgtatttcatcagaaaaacgcgaatttttttttacgctagtcaaaaatgtgccaaccataaagcgttaacacacacatttgcagtctctacagtgtgactgtcaaaacaaGGTCAAAACGATAAcattgtatggagtgtccggggtgtgccgCTAGTTTGTTCGCATAGATCGCTTCTAAGTTCTACgtcagtttataatataatatgtattctaaGGTTACCATAAAATCACTCCGTTGCGACGGGAAAGAAGAACCAACTAGacttgcatttataatatactagctttacagtttccgcccgcggcttcggaaaaagccgcatagttcccgttcccgtgggatttccgggataatacctatattatttgttaatccaAGTACTCTTACTCTCtgtatgtgtgcttaatttcattgtaatcggttctgtagtatttgcgtgaaagagtaacaaacacacacatacacatccatcctcacaaactttcgtatttataatattagttaattaGTATTAATAGGATATAATAGTAAGGATATtcagtttaatattttgaaacgtTCATTGTTCaagtaataaaacaaaacagtcggttaaaataatttattcaatcaccatttaaaattaataaccaaATATTAGGAAATTAAgatcaacatatttttaccaatttttatgacagttttttttttgtataatccCAATTAGGGCATGCACCCGGGTTTACCCGGTTCCGAAAAACCCGGGTAAACCCAACCCGGTTTGATGATCTTGAGAACCGGGTCTGAATAGTATGAAACCCGGTTCTCCCGGTTCCGaccaaattattaaaatataaagtattatttatattttgctgcattattataacaaatttattgtatcTTGCAACGTCAGACTCACGTGCATCGTGAATTTTCGTGCCACGCCTCAAGCGTGGCTCTGATTTGGTTGTCTAACCTTAGATGCTATAAGTTTCCTACGGTTGTATTACCAAAAAACAAATTAGGCTTCgaaaatgacaaaaattaggttacagaaatatttttattaaatttgccGTGAATTTGAAAAGCTGTTGATTTTActgtttcatattataatgatccagtcatgtttttgtttttggtatcaagctgaaatttatatcgaatACTCAAGACTTCGGTCCCTTTTATGTGAAAAAGTCGATACAGCCGTAAATGCtgaaaattttcgcaaatttcgacattcgcatgGGACTCAAAACCTGCAAACAGCTGGGTACTTTTCATGAACACAGAGCctttaaatttggtaaaagtaacgtcttataacacagataaaggaaaaattgtttgaaacataaattttaaagttacagcattataaaaaataggttcgttcggagccctcggtgcgcgagtccgactcgcacttggccggttttttgcTTTACAGTTTGCAGTTAATGAATAGGTTTAAGTTCAAATATgtgatattatgatatatgacaaggtacttttataagactgataaataaagaaaagtattgaaattttgtttctttattaatttaataaaataagacgCAAGCCGCGTCAAATAAAAGGCCCATCAGGTACTTATACAGTTACTTTTGTTTAATTTCGTATTTTTccaaagttttataaaaagaacCGGGTTACCCGGTTCTGAGCTCGATTTGGAACCGGGTTTCAGAAACTTGGAACCGGACTCGGTTCTGCATGCCCTAATCCCAATACATATGTTTTATGACTAGATAATGTTGAACATTGAATCAAGGAAAACTAAACAAgcatcaaattataaaaagcgTATCTTAAAAACTGCCACAAAGTCTAGCATTTTCTGTGAAAGTATATTAGAAAACATTTTCTTTAGTCTagtgaattttaaaataacctcAATGAAAAACATCAACcaccatataaaatataaatgaatttcCGTCTTATACAACTATGAATTAAGTAACATTTAGTACATTCATTATAAGTAGCTAATTAGCCACATTTTACGTCGTTTGTCTCTTCTTCGCTCACGATAGTTGAATCATGCCATCTTACTCTGACGTCTAATCGTGTGTGCGTTAGTGTGCCGTGTTTGAAGATCGAATGTTGTGTTGGTAACCTATCTAcacctttttacttataatatcatttttatattataaaataaacatacaaaaaaagtatctttctctgtccctatccCCTACATTTACCGATTTAAAtgtctaatttttatttaacagcCTTATACCcttattttaaactaagtaATGTCACTATAGCTCCAtctgttattaattaaatataatatttaaatataatattgaaaatcaCAGTTAGTTACCATGGTAACGTGTAGCAGGTAAATCCAACCTATGTCATTTCTACAAAAAGACAAATGAACActacacacaaacaaacacaacTTTAATATacgaacaaaaaatattttaaaatatttattccatATTTTGGGCAGTATAAAAGcatagtatataaaaataaatgcaacattttgtatatattcatttttaacagacacaaataattagtattattattaaaagattaTGGATTATGAcggaaaattaattttaaaccattaattaatcaaaaacTAATACGgtactaataatttatactaatattataaagctgaagagtttatttgtttgtttgaacgcgctaatctcggcaactattggtccgatttgaaaaattctttcagtgttagatagcccatttatcgaggaaggctataggctgtatatcattacgctaagaccaaaaggagcggagcaatgcgggtgaaaccgcggggaacagctagtaattaatatagcccatgccattcaaaaataattattaagctatGTAATGAAGAAATTTTTTCAACAGCTATCAAAAAGGTCCAAAAATTACGTCCTATTTATACAgagtgtaatcgttaagtgtagTCACAGGAGAAGTGTAAGTGtacacaggcgattattccgtaactattgcagatatcaaaaaactttaaaccgATATCGAAAGCCCTTTACCCAacgagtaaaatgacaataataactttttaaaaataaaacgagaaatatctaaaaaatttacatcaaacacACCTACAAACTATATTTGGAATTGCCAGcacctataaaatattaagtactaCTCactagtattttttatttttataaaattaatcacaTTTTTATAGTTTCGATCTTTGCCCTGTTAAATCGAACCAGACTTTAATTCTCTCATATTCAGGCAAGGGAATACATTGAATATTAGATTGGCCTAAATTTAAACAGTGtctcttattttttaagtatggCAACCACTCTACTTCTTGATTTCTCCATGTTGGTttcctgaaataaaaattaaatatataacttttgtatgtaaaatagtaatataataaataactagacTCACAAGTCACAATCACGTTCAAAAATTGTCCGAAGCAAAACTCTGCCTTCGCGTGTATTGGGCAGAGTTTTCTAATGAGCTATACAATAGACTTTGAACATTACTGCCACGAAATAAGGTCTTGATTTCAATGAATGTTTTATACAACGCCGCTTGCGATCCGATTTTGAATCTATAGTTGCTTAAAGTAAGTCaatgccataaaaaaaattgttttatttagcaAGTTTACCATCGTATTGGCTAACCACTTATAACGAAAGAACGGCTGAACGGATTTGAATGATTTTTGGTACTTGGcattataatagttataaattatgaatgctTTACAGAAGAAAACCACATCTACTTTCAGCAGAGTCTAGATGAATGGCTTGTTTAAGATAATATACTTAAGTGTTGCCATTGTTCAACAACATGATTTCCCATAAAATTTCGCACAAAGTACATAAATACGATATAGTATAGtgtcattattaattaaagaaaCTTACCCAGTCTTTGCAAAATTACACCATGCTTCAGTCAACAAATCAACTACCCTCATATCATTTTCCGTGCACATTTTCGCCTTTTTCtccttataaaatacatactgtATCAAATCACCATGCGTTGTACCTTTAAAACCCATTTTTTTCATAACTCTAGTATTCATATTACCATGATAATCGAATCGACAGAAATACTCATTATTTTGATTCTGCGCCAATGTTTCGGTATCATATACAATGTCCCTTAAGAAATATGCATCGGAAATTAATGCTAAATATTCTTCTAGAGTACCCATTTCAGTATTTTCatctttaaaatacaattgtCTTAAACGTTTCTCGATTTTATACGCTCTAGGTGACTCAGTGTTTATAAATGAATATCTAGGTATGAATGTACGTAAGTTTTTGCTGAAGTTAATGTTGCCATCTTCGTTTCTTTGTATAAATAGTGCAGCCTCATGTGTTGCCGCCGTCATGATTCTAGGTAATTTCTTATATCGATTATTTCGTATCGATTCGAGAGGGTATTCATCGAAAAATGCTTCGACGTTCTCGAACTTTCTCTCGACTACGGGAAGCAAATAGGAATTTAATACGAACGGGTCTCGATTCGCTTCGCACATAGTGTATGCGTAAATTAAATCTTCCACAGATGCTTTAGAGAAGAAGTCGAATAATTCTTTTGTATCTGAAATATCTCCGCCCATATTTTTGGCAATTTCTTTCGCTTTTCCCACATAATCTTCATCAATTAGATACAAATCTGATAGAAAACTGCCCGATTGACAGATGACTTTACTGATCAAGCCGTCCGCCATTTTGGACGTCAAATAAGAGTTGACGATTCCAGCTCCAGCACTTTCTCCGTACGCGACAATGTTGCCAGTATCTCCATTAAAATTcccaatattatttttaacccaTCTTAGTGCCATAATAGTATCTTTTGCCCCGGCGTTACCGGGTACCTCTCTCGTGTGAAGACAGAGAAATCCGAATATACTTAATCTGTAGTTTATCGTTACTATGACAACGTCATGACGTATTAAATAGTCTGGCCTGTAATAGTCCCCACAGCCAACCAAAAAGCGACCGCCATGCACAAAGAATAGCACTGGcagtttttctattttttctgATGGCAAACTCGGCGTATATATGTTGAGGTATAGACAATCTTCTGAGCCCTCTATGGTACCTGCCATGTTAAGTTGTACAGCTTTATTACCTGGTTTCGTTGCGTCTAGAATACCAGACCATGGTTCTGCTTTTTGCGGATCctggaatttaaaacaaaaggctataattaattttacacattttttttcatttattttaaaacataattatatgctACTTGACATATATCttgttaacaattttaaaggtttaaaaatattgtttaaactgTAGAATGGAAAAAAATTAGACTCTTATCATATTGTTGTAATTAACGAAAACAAAGCAATTACATAGGTGTTACAATTGATATAAATCCGTTTAGAAGGTCATTTGCAAGGATCTTTcatctttattaatttctattttaaatacagtTACATTTAGTCTAGACGGGTAATTTGTTAACTAGTTCCCACTTCATCTTAAAAATCAGCCCACAAAAGACATTTGCTATACtccttcaatatttttaacagtaatatatatattatatatttttaaaatttaagcttATATGAGACGGAGGAAATGTCcattacctattttattaagtagCCTGCGGCTTTGCAAGTGTGGTGTAAGGAATTATCATACATgtcacattttattatatatcacATCTAtcagaatttataaatttgtgtgtttgtgtgaaTGTATggtagaaaat
This is a stretch of genomic DNA from Colias croceus chromosome 29, ilColCroc2.1. It encodes these proteins:
- the LOC123704343 gene encoding esterase FE4-like isoform X2 is translated as MVPQITVAQGTMQGRKCSTPCGKKYYSFEGIPYAKPPIGELRFRDPQKAEPWSGILDATKPGNKAVQLNMAGTIEGSEDCLYLNIYTPSLPSEKIEKLPVLFFVHGGRFLVGCGDYYRPDYLIRHDVVIVTINYRLSIFGFLCLHTREVPGNAGAKDTIMALRWVKNNIGNFNGDTGNIVAYGESAGAGIVNSYLTSKMADGLISKVICQSGSFLSDLYLIDEDYVGKAKEIAKNMGGDISDTKELFDFFSKASVEDLIYAYTMCEANRDPFVLNSYLLPVVERKFENVEAFFDEYPLESIRNNRYKKLPRIMTAATHEAALFIQRNEDGNINFSKNLRTFIPRYSFINTESPRAYKIEKRLRQLYFKDENTEMGTLEEYLALISDAYFLRDIVYDTETLAQNQNNEYFCRFDYHGNMNTRVMKKMGFKGTTHGDLIQYVFYKEKKAKMCTENDMRVVDLLTEAWCNFAKTGKPTWRNQEVEWLPYLKNKRHCLNLGQSNIQCIPLPEYERIKVWFDLTGQRSKL
- the LOC123704343 gene encoding esterase FE4-like isoform X1; amino-acid sequence: MCLKYLRVISMVPQITVAQGTMQGRKCSTPCGKKYYSFEGIPYAKPPIGELRFRDPQKAEPWSGILDATKPGNKAVQLNMAGTIEGSEDCLYLNIYTPSLPSEKIEKLPVLFFVHGGRFLVGCGDYYRPDYLIRHDVVIVTINYRLSIFGFLCLHTREVPGNAGAKDTIMALRWVKNNIGNFNGDTGNIVAYGESAGAGIVNSYLTSKMADGLISKVICQSGSFLSDLYLIDEDYVGKAKEIAKNMGGDISDTKELFDFFSKASVEDLIYAYTMCEANRDPFVLNSYLLPVVERKFENVEAFFDEYPLESIRNNRYKKLPRIMTAATHEAALFIQRNEDGNINFSKNLRTFIPRYSFINTESPRAYKIEKRLRQLYFKDENTEMGTLEEYLALISDAYFLRDIVYDTETLAQNQNNEYFCRFDYHGNMNTRVMKKMGFKGTTHGDLIQYVFYKEKKAKMCTENDMRVVDLLTEAWCNFAKTGKPTWRNQEVEWLPYLKNKRHCLNLGQSNIQCIPLPEYERIKVWFDLTGQRSKL